One Actinomadura viridis genomic region harbors:
- a CDS encoding exonuclease, with protein sequence MEKLPELYIAVDVEADGPIPGPYSMISLGMAVVGRPGLTFYTELRPISDDFVPAALAVSGLDRDRLLREAPAAEDAMAAAAKWINGLRRIGRPVFLAGPAVFDGMFVHWYFHRFLGKSPFSASGAGIDLRSYWMGLQGCEWAGSRKSVIKQRLELTGVPHTHHAGEDAAELAAVFEAVLASREAPPGEAEAGEPREVREAREAPEAREVRGAGEATAGDGEA encoded by the coding sequence ATGGAGAAGCTGCCGGAGCTGTACATCGCCGTCGACGTCGAGGCGGACGGGCCGATTCCGGGCCCCTACAGCATGATCTCGCTGGGCATGGCGGTCGTCGGGCGGCCCGGCCTCACGTTCTACACCGAGCTGCGGCCGATCTCGGACGACTTCGTCCCGGCGGCGCTGGCGGTGTCGGGACTCGACCGGGACCGGCTGCTCCGGGAGGCGCCCGCGGCGGAGGACGCCATGGCCGCCGCGGCGAAGTGGATCAACGGGCTGCGCCGGATCGGGCGTCCGGTGTTCCTGGCCGGGCCCGCCGTGTTCGACGGGATGTTCGTCCACTGGTACTTCCATCGCTTCCTCGGCAAGAGCCCGTTCAGCGCGAGCGGGGCCGGGATCGACCTGCGGAGCTACTGGATGGGGCTCCAGGGGTGCGAGTGGGCCGGCAGCCGCAAGAGCGTCATCAAGCAGCGGCTCGAGCTCACGGGCGTGCCCCACACCCACCACGCCGGTGAGGACGCGGCGGAGCTGGCCGCCGTCTTCGAGGCCGTGCTCGCGTCCCGTGAGGCACCGCCCGGCGAGGCGGAGGCAGGGGAACCACGAGAGGTACGGGAGGCAAGAGAGGCACCCGAGGCAAGAGAGGTAAGGGGAGCAGGGGAGGCGACGGCCGGAGACGGCGAAGCCTGA
- a CDS encoding WXG100 family type VII secretion target → MTDKRGASIGALEDLSRMFSKHSRNLDALIKDLNGRTVSSSEIWWGPQADRFRSAWAEAKTAFDKMAVALEQGSQDIKRSQQNIEAATR, encoded by the coding sequence ATGACCGACAAGAGGGGCGCCAGCATCGGGGCGCTGGAAGATCTGTCCCGGATGTTCAGCAAGCACTCCCGGAACCTCGACGCGCTGATCAAGGACCTCAACGGCCGTACCGTCAGCAGCTCGGAGATCTGGTGGGGGCCGCAGGCCGACCGCTTCCGCAGCGCGTGGGCGGAGGCCAAGACCGCCTTCGACAAGATGGCCGTGGCGCTGGAGCAGGGCAGCCAGGACATCAAGCGCTCCCAGCAGAACATCGAGGCGGCCACGCGCTAG
- a CDS encoding Flp family type IVb pilin, whose translation MGPMNPWNDPAVVYLRALLGCRIARLRAEPDRSKGASAIEWAIITAILAVIAITIGATIRNLIVNKANSIRTE comes from the coding sequence ATGGGTCCGATGAATCCCTGGAACGACCCGGCCGTCGTCTATCTGCGGGCCCTGCTCGGCTGCCGCATCGCGCGGCTGCGCGCCGAGCCCGACCGCAGCAAGGGGGCCTCGGCGATCGAATGGGCGATCATCACCGCGATCCTCGCGGTGATCGCGATCACGATCGGGGCGACGATCCGGAACCTGATCGTCAACAAGGCCAACAGCATCCGGACGGAGTAG
- a CDS encoding type II secretion system F family protein codes for MYAPDVLLAVLAGALCGGGALLLVLALRGLPARSGPSRGRSREDLVRTLSTRTALAMIVGLAVLVVTRWPIAAVGTGVLVLAWNGLAGGAAEERRSMARLEALAAWTESLRDTIAGAVGLEQAIPASLRASAPVLRQPLRTLVDRLHTRVPMPEALRRFADDLDDPSADLVIAALILNAKLRGPGLRDMLGALAGSARAELDMRRRVEADRRATRRSVRIVVGVSVGTAIGLAVFNHSYVEPYDDFLGQLVLCLVIALYGAGFMWLRRLARYEMPSRFLSTSRKARPGVPGEVPTTVAAWQAKGAPNVLRGRHTMDAGGGGAS; via the coding sequence ATGTACGCGCCCGACGTGCTCCTCGCCGTGCTCGCCGGCGCGCTGTGCGGCGGCGGCGCCCTGCTGCTGGTCCTGGCCCTGCGCGGGCTGCCCGCGCGGTCCGGCCCGTCCCGGGGGCGCAGCCGTGAGGACCTGGTGCGGACCCTCAGCACCCGGACGGCGCTGGCGATGATCGTCGGGCTGGCGGTGCTGGTCGTCACCCGCTGGCCGATCGCCGCCGTCGGCACCGGCGTGCTCGTCCTGGCCTGGAACGGCCTGGCCGGCGGCGCCGCCGAGGAGCGCCGCAGCATGGCGCGGCTGGAGGCGCTGGCCGCGTGGACCGAGTCGCTGCGCGACACCATCGCCGGCGCGGTCGGGCTGGAGCAGGCGATCCCGGCGTCGCTGCGCGCGTCCGCGCCCGTCCTGCGGCAGCCGCTGCGCACGCTGGTCGACCGGCTGCACACCCGGGTCCCGATGCCCGAGGCGCTCCGCCGGTTCGCCGACGACCTGGACGACCCGTCCGCCGACCTGGTGATCGCCGCGCTGATCCTCAACGCCAAGCTGCGCGGCCCGGGCCTGCGCGACATGCTCGGCGCCCTGGCCGGATCCGCCCGCGCCGAACTGGACATGCGCCGCCGCGTGGAGGCCGACCGGCGCGCCACCCGCCGCAGCGTCCGCATCGTGGTGGGCGTCTCGGTCGGGACGGCGATCGGGCTGGCGGTCTTCAACCACTCCTACGTCGAGCCGTACGACGACTTCCTCGGCCAGCTGGTGCTGTGCCTGGTGATCGCGCTGTACGGGGCGGGGTTCATGTGGCTGCGCCGCCTGGCCAGGTACGAGATGCCCAGCCGGTTCCTCAGCACGTCCCGTAAGGCCCGCCCGGGCGTTCCCGGGGAGGTGCCCACCACGGTCGCCGCGTGGCAGGCCAAGGGCGCCCCGAACGTCCTTCGCGGGCGCCACACCATGGACGCCGGAGGGGGTGGTGCCTCGTGA
- a CDS encoding CpaF family protein, protein MDHGLVKRLRQEVGDRLAQQRRLDASSGLAPMTGEDERQFARALIGQVLEEYARGEITAGRRPPNAEEEEALAAGVHAALFGVGRLQPLLEDPEIENIDINGCDRVFIGYADGREVMGEPVAESDEELVELIQILAAYSGLSSRPFDTANPQLDLRLPDGSRLSAVMDVTVRPALSIRRARLGKVFLSDLVGNGTFSSEVGHFFKAAVHARKNIMIAGATNAGKTTLLRAVANEIPAYERLITVERALELGLDAFPELHPNCVAFEQRLPNSEGQGAISMAELVRRSLRMNPSRVIVGEVLGDEIVTMLNAMTQGNDGSLSTIHANSSMEVFNRIATYAIQSEERLPVEATHMLIAGAIDFVVFIEKRNDYARGGRLRRYVASVREVTGCDGRVLSSEVFALGPDGVAVPAAPISCADELAEFGYDVAAGGGW, encoded by the coding sequence GTGGACCACGGCCTCGTCAAGCGGCTGCGCCAGGAGGTCGGCGACCGGCTGGCGCAACAGCGCCGGCTCGACGCCTCCTCCGGCCTCGCCCCGATGACCGGGGAGGACGAACGGCAGTTCGCCCGCGCCCTGATCGGCCAGGTGCTGGAGGAGTACGCGCGCGGCGAGATCACCGCCGGCCGCCGCCCTCCCAACGCCGAAGAGGAGGAGGCGCTGGCCGCGGGCGTGCACGCGGCGCTGTTCGGGGTGGGCCGGCTCCAGCCGCTGCTGGAGGACCCCGAGATCGAGAACATCGACATCAACGGCTGCGACCGGGTCTTCATCGGCTACGCCGACGGCCGCGAGGTCATGGGCGAGCCGGTGGCCGAGAGCGACGAGGAACTGGTCGAGCTGATCCAGATCCTGGCCGCCTACAGCGGGCTGTCGTCCCGCCCGTTCGACACCGCGAACCCGCAGCTCGACCTGCGGCTGCCGGACGGGTCCCGGCTGTCGGCGGTGATGGACGTGACGGTGCGGCCCGCGCTGTCGATCCGGCGCGCCCGGCTGGGCAAGGTGTTCCTGTCCGACCTGGTGGGCAACGGCACGTTCAGCAGCGAGGTGGGGCACTTCTTCAAGGCCGCCGTGCACGCCCGCAAGAACATCATGATCGCCGGGGCCACCAACGCGGGCAAGACCACCCTGCTGCGCGCGGTCGCCAACGAGATCCCCGCGTACGAACGGCTGATCACCGTGGAGCGGGCCCTGGAGCTGGGCCTGGACGCCTTCCCCGAGCTGCATCCCAACTGCGTGGCGTTCGAGCAGCGGCTGCCCAACTCCGAGGGGCAGGGCGCGATCTCGATGGCCGAGCTGGTCCGCCGGTCGCTGCGCATGAACCCCTCCCGGGTCATCGTCGGCGAGGTCCTCGGCGACGAGATCGTCACCATGCTGAACGCGATGACCCAGGGCAACGACGGGTCGCTGTCGACCATCCACGCCAACTCCTCGATGGAGGTCTTCAACCGGATCGCCACGTACGCGATCCAGTCGGAGGAGCGGTTGCCGGTCGAGGCCACCCACATGCTGATCGCCGGCGCCATCGACTTCGTGGTCTTCATCGAGAAGCGCAACGACTACGCCCGCGGCGGGCGGCTGCGCCGGTACGTCGCCAGCGTCCGCGAGGTCACCGGCTGCGACGGCCGGGTGCTGTCGTCGGAGGTGTTCGCGCTCGGCCCGGACGGCGTGGCGGTCCCGGCCGCGCCGATCTCCTGCGCCGACGAGCTGGCCGAGTTCGGGTACGACGTCGCCGCGGGGGGTGGCTGGTGA
- a CDS encoding type II secretion system F family protein — translation MTGPMLAGALVGAGLYLLVRALFPARPGLAARLAAFDAARRRDLEDARAGRISPTLERVGGLRAKVGRELARYCESRGWKLRSVRADLAITERSLEGFLATKFLLPAAALLFIPVVVAYFALLGAGVSFQVPVWICVFFAVLFFFFPDMQLRQEAAGRRQDFRHVVGAFLDLVSMNLAGGRGVPEALMTASGVGDGWAMSRIRDALSSARITGQTPWQALGRLGDELDIAELRDLAGALALVADDGAQIRKSLSARAASMRSRELSELEGKAGERSQSMLVAQLLLCAAFLVFLAYPALMRVMAA, via the coding sequence GTGACGGGGCCGATGCTCGCGGGCGCCCTGGTGGGCGCCGGCCTCTACCTGCTCGTCCGGGCCCTCTTCCCGGCGCGGCCGGGCCTGGCCGCGCGGCTGGCCGCGTTCGACGCCGCCCGCCGCCGCGACCTGGAGGACGCCCGGGCCGGGCGGATCTCGCCCACCCTCGAACGTGTCGGCGGGCTGCGCGCCAAGGTCGGCCGGGAGCTGGCCCGGTACTGCGAGTCGCGCGGCTGGAAGCTGCGCTCCGTCCGCGCCGACCTGGCCATCACCGAACGCTCGCTGGAAGGTTTCCTGGCCACCAAGTTCCTGCTCCCGGCGGCGGCGCTGCTGTTCATCCCGGTCGTGGTGGCCTACTTCGCGCTGCTGGGCGCCGGGGTGTCCTTCCAGGTCCCGGTGTGGATCTGCGTGTTCTTCGCGGTGCTGTTCTTCTTCTTTCCCGACATGCAGCTCCGGCAGGAGGCGGCGGGGCGGCGGCAGGACTTCCGGCACGTCGTCGGGGCGTTCCTCGACCTGGTGTCGATGAACCTGGCCGGCGGACGCGGCGTCCCCGAGGCGCTGATGACGGCGTCGGGCGTGGGCGACGGCTGGGCGATGAGCCGCATCCGGGACGCCCTGTCCAGCGCCCGCATCACCGGCCAGACCCCCTGGCAGGCGCTGGGCCGCCTCGGCGACGAGCTGGACATCGCCGAGCTGCGGGACCTGGCCGGAGCGCTGGCCCTGGTCGCCGACGACGGCGCCCAGATCCGCAAGTCCCTGTCCGCCCGGGCGGCGTCGATGCGCAGCCGCGAGCTGTCGGAACTGGAGGGCAAGGCGGGCGAACGTTCCCAGTCCATGCTCGTCGCCCAGCTCCTGCTCTGCGCCGCCTTCCTGGTCTTCCTGGCCTATCCCGCGTTGATGAGAGTGATGGCGGCATGA
- a CDS encoding FtsK/SpoIIIE domain-containing protein, with protein MRISFTALTGQGPRDVVIDVDSEVTVGGVARSLFAALDGDPSPNGRSGPLKPRFTKAALPKSMAAGGAGTATRLGTDGGSGHPGPAPGPGGERHALWMDGRMLDPHARAVRELRDGAVVAVERRAAAATVLAEPAGLVEVRVVAGPAAGSVHRLGLGVSTLGSGDDVDVAIGDPAVPARSLRLTVGRDTVQVEASARTAGGALLDGEPLTGPVTWPAGGMLAVGSTILTLVPSAAPDTHLEPLPEGGLAFNRPPRLNPAGRRRRLEVPKRPERNPRERLRLFGALLFSAFGLVMAFALGQWWWALFALAWPVMTVGEWVGDRLHGRKSYKKALKEYQARAAEFGGELDRLRREDQAERRAAHPDPAEVLLTATGPRRRLWERRAADPDTLHLRLGLADLPARIELVGAGSATDPELGDVSVPTAHLVPVSLPLPDLGVVGLTGPRPASRALARWLVAQAAALHSPRDLAIVVLSADEAAGDDWNWVRWLPHCAPREGEDCVALVGTDPESVAHRVTELAIRVTERRRAAQPSAGHFGQAAPADAVPYNILIVLDGARALRRVPGMPMLLSRGPEYGLYAICVDDEERLLPEECTAVAAWDPDGPETLRLRGQGLDVLGPVLADQVSPAWADRVARALAPVRDVSREDAEDAIPADVRLLDLLDMASPTAEHVLAAWARSGGRTTRVPVGVGTDGTYEIDLRADGPHGLIAGTTGAGKSELLQTLIASLAVANRPDEMTFVLIDYKGGAAFKDCARLPHTVGMVTDLDGHATERALESLAAELRRREEMLLRAGAKDVEDYNDLRARTPGLAPVPRLVLVIDEFAAMVAELPDFVAGLVDIGRRGRSLGVHLILATQRPAGVVTADIRANTNLRVALRVTSPDESTDVLDADDAAGISKSTPGRCYVRSGASELHVLQSARVGGRRPGSRDDVRATALPVPWRGLGRPLPAPREAADDATMVTDLAVLVQAVDEAARRAGIARQPSPWLTPLPERVRLTPRTAAGGSVVDVPAIPFGITDLPAAQSREPLTLDLSGSGHLYLAGSARSGRSTALRTLAGSLAGACSPYDVHLYAIDCGANALLPLVSLPHCGAVVTRDQLDRCERLLTALAAEVARRQQLLAEAGFASLAEQRAAVAATDRLPWMVLMLDRWEGFVGAFENYDYGRLVDAVLRLLREGASVGLRAVFTGDRTGLSGQVSTVFDRRLVLRMADPTDYGYAGLQERQVPASMPPGRALEVTAPGLPLRESQIGLLGDDPSGTAQVAALQELARACVARYGRLPRRQRPIHVDELPVRVTYREAMALDQDFLAPSPLWTLVGVGGDTLAPVGADLLNEGPGFVVAGPPRSGRSTTLRTIVHSLLDPAVAGGLVPVVLVTPRRSPLRLLAGRPGVLGLITSDSEADDLLSLVGDEHRYVVVVDDAELLDETELDDALRDILRTARDGEHAVVIGGTTEDLGRGYRGFLSDARRSRSGVLLSVDSPDDGDLFGLRLPRNASLGGPTGRGLFVASGATTGIQVALPPPVSGDADPGR; from the coding sequence ATGCGGATCTCGTTCACGGCGCTGACCGGTCAGGGTCCCCGGGATGTCGTGATCGACGTCGATTCCGAGGTGACCGTCGGCGGCGTCGCCCGGTCGCTTTTCGCCGCTTTGGACGGTGACCCATCGCCGAATGGCCGGTCAGGTCCCTTGAAGCCGCGCTTTACGAAAGCCGCACTGCCGAAGTCGATGGCGGCGGGCGGCGCCGGAACGGCGACCCGGCTCGGCACCGACGGCGGCAGCGGGCACCCGGGCCCGGCGCCGGGTCCGGGCGGTGAGCGGCACGCGCTGTGGATGGACGGCCGGATGCTCGACCCGCACGCCCGGGCCGTCCGCGAGCTGCGCGACGGCGCGGTCGTCGCGGTCGAGCGGCGCGCCGCCGCCGCGACCGTCCTGGCCGAGCCGGCCGGCCTGGTCGAGGTGCGGGTGGTGGCCGGCCCGGCGGCGGGCTCGGTGCACCGGCTCGGGCTGGGCGTCAGCACGCTCGGCTCCGGCGACGACGTGGACGTGGCGATCGGCGACCCGGCGGTGCCGGCCCGCTCGCTGCGGCTCACCGTGGGCCGCGACACCGTCCAGGTCGAGGCGTCCGCAAGGACGGCCGGGGGCGCGCTGCTGGACGGCGAGCCCCTCACCGGCCCGGTCACCTGGCCCGCCGGGGGCATGCTGGCCGTGGGCTCCACCATCCTCACGCTGGTCCCGAGCGCCGCCCCCGACACCCATCTGGAGCCGCTTCCCGAGGGCGGGCTGGCGTTCAACCGCCCGCCCCGGCTCAACCCCGCCGGGCGCAGGCGCCGCCTGGAGGTGCCCAAGCGGCCCGAACGCAATCCGCGGGAGCGGCTGCGGCTCTTCGGCGCGCTGCTCTTCTCGGCCTTCGGCCTGGTGATGGCGTTCGCGCTGGGGCAGTGGTGGTGGGCGCTGTTCGCGCTCGCCTGGCCGGTGATGACGGTCGGTGAGTGGGTCGGCGACCGGCTGCACGGGCGCAAGTCGTACAAGAAGGCCCTGAAGGAGTACCAGGCCAGGGCCGCCGAGTTCGGCGGCGAGCTGGACCGGCTCCGCCGCGAGGACCAGGCCGAACGGCGCGCCGCGCATCCGGACCCGGCCGAGGTGCTGCTGACCGCGACCGGCCCCCGGCGGCGGCTCTGGGAACGCCGTGCCGCCGACCCCGACACACTCCACTTGCGCCTGGGGCTGGCCGACCTACCCGCCCGGATAGAACTCGTCGGCGCGGGCAGCGCCACCGACCCCGAACTCGGCGACGTGAGCGTGCCCACGGCCCACCTCGTGCCGGTCTCCCTGCCGCTGCCCGACCTGGGCGTGGTCGGGCTGACCGGCCCGCGCCCCGCCTCGCGCGCCCTCGCCCGCTGGCTGGTCGCCCAGGCCGCCGCCCTGCACAGCCCCCGCGACCTGGCCATCGTCGTCCTCAGCGCCGACGAGGCGGCCGGCGACGACTGGAACTGGGTGCGCTGGCTGCCGCACTGCGCGCCGCGCGAAGGCGAGGACTGCGTGGCCCTCGTCGGCACCGACCCCGAATCGGTCGCGCACCGCGTCACCGAACTCGCGATCCGGGTCACCGAGCGGCGCCGCGCCGCCCAGCCCTCCGCCGGTCACTTCGGCCAGGCCGCGCCCGCCGACGCCGTCCCGTACAACATCCTGATCGTGCTGGACGGGGCGCGTGCCCTGCGCCGCGTCCCGGGCATGCCGATGCTGCTGTCGCGCGGCCCCGAGTACGGCCTGTACGCGATCTGCGTGGACGACGAGGAACGCCTCCTGCCCGAGGAGTGCACCGCCGTCGCCGCCTGGGACCCCGACGGCCCCGAGACGCTGCGGCTGCGCGGCCAGGGCCTCGACGTGCTCGGCCCCGTCCTCGCCGACCAGGTCTCCCCCGCCTGGGCCGACCGGGTCGCCCGCGCCCTCGCCCCGGTCCGGGACGTGTCCCGGGAGGACGCCGAGGACGCCATCCCCGCCGACGTCCGGCTGCTGGACCTGCTCGACATGGCGAGCCCCACCGCGGAGCACGTCCTGGCCGCGTGGGCGCGCAGCGGGGGCCGGACGACCCGGGTGCCGGTCGGCGTGGGCACCGACGGCACGTACGAGATCGACCTGCGCGCCGACGGCCCGCACGGCCTCATCGCCGGCACCACCGGCGCGGGCAAGTCCGAGCTGCTGCAGACCCTCATCGCGTCCCTGGCCGTGGCCAACCGGCCCGACGAGATGACGTTCGTGCTCATCGACTACAAGGGCGGCGCCGCGTTCAAGGACTGCGCGAGGCTGCCCCACACGGTGGGCATGGTCACCGACCTGGACGGCCACGCCACCGAGCGCGCCCTGGAGTCGCTGGCCGCCGAGCTGCGCCGGCGCGAGGAGATGCTGCTGCGGGCCGGCGCCAAGGACGTCGAGGACTACAACGACCTGCGGGCCCGCACCCCCGGCCTGGCGCCGGTGCCCCGCCTCGTCCTGGTCATCGACGAGTTCGCCGCCATGGTCGCCGAGCTGCCCGACTTCGTGGCCGGCCTGGTCGACATCGGGCGCCGGGGCCGTTCCCTCGGGGTGCACCTGATCCTGGCCACCCAGCGTCCCGCGGGCGTCGTCACCGCCGACATCCGCGCGAACACCAACCTGCGCGTCGCCCTGCGGGTCACGTCCCCGGACGAGTCCACCGACGTGCTCGACGCCGACGACGCCGCGGGCATCTCCAAGTCGACCCCCGGCCGCTGCTACGTCCGCTCGGGCGCCTCGGAGCTGCACGTCCTCCAGTCCGCCCGGGTCGGTGGGCGGCGCCCGGGGAGCCGGGACGACGTCCGCGCCACCGCGCTGCCCGTCCCGTGGCGGGGCCTGGGCCGGCCGCTGCCCGCTCCCCGCGAGGCCGCCGACGACGCCACGATGGTCACCGACCTCGCCGTCCTCGTCCAGGCGGTCGACGAGGCCGCCCGCCGCGCGGGGATCGCCCGCCAGCCCTCCCCCTGGCTCACGCCGCTGCCCGAACGGGTCCGGCTGACGCCCCGTACCGCCGCCGGGGGCTCGGTGGTGGACGTCCCCGCCATCCCGTTCGGCATCACCGACCTGCCCGCCGCGCAGAGCCGCGAGCCCCTCACCCTGGACCTGTCCGGCAGTGGCCACCTCTACCTCGCGGGTTCGGCCCGGTCGGGGCGTTCCACGGCCCTGCGCACCCTCGCCGGATCCCTCGCGGGGGCCTGCTCGCCGTACGACGTCCACCTGTACGCGATCGACTGCGGCGCCAACGCGCTGCTCCCCCTGGTCTCCCTCCCGCACTGCGGCGCCGTCGTCACCCGCGACCAGCTCGACCGCTGCGAGCGGCTGCTCACCGCCCTGGCCGCCGAGGTGGCCCGGCGCCAGCAGCTCCTCGCCGAGGCGGGGTTCGCCTCCCTGGCCGAGCAGCGCGCCGCCGTGGCCGCCACCGACCGGCTCCCCTGGATGGTCCTGATGCTGGACCGCTGGGAGGGGTTCGTCGGGGCGTTCGAGAACTACGACTACGGCCGCCTCGTCGACGCCGTCCTGCGTCTCCTGCGCGAGGGCGCCTCGGTCGGCCTCCGCGCCGTCTTCACCGGCGACCGCACCGGTCTGAGCGGCCAGGTCTCCACCGTCTTCGACCGCCGCCTCGTCCTGCGGATGGCCGACCCCACCGACTACGGCTACGCGGGCCTCCAGGAGAGGCAGGTGCCCGCCTCGATGCCGCCGGGCCGCGCCCTGGAGGTCACCGCTCCGGGCCTGCCCCTGCGCGAGTCGCAGATCGGCCTGCTGGGCGACGACCCGTCCGGGACGGCCCAGGTCGCGGCCCTCCAGGAGCTGGCCCGCGCCTGCGTCGCCCGGTACGGCCGCCTGCCCCGCAGGCAGCGCCCGATCCATGTGGACGAGCTGCCGGTCCGCGTCACCTACCGGGAGGCGATGGCGCTGGACCAGGACTTCCTGGCCCCGTCCCCGCTCTGGACCCTGGTCGGCGTGGGCGGCGACACCCTCGCCCCGGTCGGCGCCGACCTCCTCAACGAGGGGCCGGGGTTCGTGGTGGCGGGGCCGCCGCGTTCGGGCCGTTCCACGACGCTGCGGACGATCGTGCACTCGCTCCTGGACCCGGCCGTGGCGGGCGGTCTCGTCCCGGTCGTGCTGGTCACCCCGCGGCGTTCGCCGCTGCGCCTCCTGGCCGGCCGCCCGGGCGTCCTGGGCCTGATCACCTCCGACTCCGAAGCCGACGACCTGCTCTCCCTGGTCGGCGACGAGCACCGCTACGTCGTCGTGGTGGACGACGCCGAGCTGCTCGACGAGACCGAGCTGGACGACGCCCTCCGCGACATCCTCCGCACCGCCCGCGACGGCGAGCACGCCGTCGTCATCGGCGGCACGACCGAGGACCTGGGGCGGGGCTACCGCGGTTTCCTGTCCGACGCCCGCCGGTCCCGTTCCGGCGTCCTGCTGTCGGTGGACTCCCCCGACGACGGCGACCTCTTCGGCCTCCGCCTCCCGAGGAACGCCTCCCTGGGCGGCCCCACGGGCCGTGGCCTGTTCGTGGCGTCGGGAGCCACCACCGGGATCCAGGTGGCCCTCCCGCCGCCTGTCAGCGGGGACGCCGACCCGGGCCGCTGA
- a CDS encoding type B 50S ribosomal protein L31, with protein MKKNTHPEYRPVVFRDRGADFAFLTRSTATAEQTVEWEDGRTYPVVDVDVSSASHPFYTGRTRLLDSTGAVERFRRRYGR; from the coding sequence ATGAAGAAGAACACCCACCCCGAGTACCGGCCCGTCGTGTTCCGTGACCGGGGCGCGGACTTCGCCTTCCTGACCCGGTCGACGGCCACCGCCGAGCAGACGGTCGAGTGGGAGGACGGCCGGACGTACCCCGTCGTGGACGTGGACGTCTCGTCGGCGAGCCACCCCTTCTACACGGGCCGTACCCGGCTGCTGGACTCGACCGGAGCGGTCGAGAGGTTCCGGCGGCGCTACGGACGCTGA
- a CDS encoding SPFH domain-containing protein, whose product MAVVLVLVGGPVLSALLGGYERTGGGEVAVVRNGGFFDDNKIRQVIGQGSGRTWVGLYSKVHRYPAQQRYYTITSEAKKAETSGVDVVTVPSADGVNMGIEGTLYFTLNLEPAALRAFDDKFGTRKFRGAEGETYFPWEGDQGWLAFLDQIVRPVIDNDLRSQINSFRCAELVSSCALVQNASAPAARQGAQAQSNNANIAKVQTAINTSLAADLRSTLGGDFLTNIRFNLVKVALPDRVQEAVDRAQAAFAQVSEAQARVATAKAEAAANKARQDGYTKCPTCARIEELKALPQGITVYAPGNPNGALLPNK is encoded by the coding sequence ATGGCGGTCGTGCTGGTCCTGGTCGGAGGGCCCGTGCTGAGCGCCCTGCTCGGCGGGTACGAGCGGACCGGCGGCGGCGAGGTCGCGGTGGTGCGCAACGGCGGTTTCTTCGACGACAACAAGATCCGCCAGGTCATCGGCCAGGGATCGGGCCGTACCTGGGTCGGGCTCTACTCCAAGGTCCACCGCTACCCGGCGCAGCAGCGTTACTACACCATCACCTCCGAGGCGAAGAAGGCCGAGACCTCCGGGGTGGACGTCGTCACGGTGCCCAGCGCGGACGGCGTCAACATGGGCATCGAGGGCACCCTGTACTTCACCCTCAACCTGGAGCCCGCGGCCCTGCGCGCCTTCGACGACAAGTTCGGCACCCGCAAGTTCCGGGGCGCGGAGGGCGAGACGTACTTCCCGTGGGAGGGCGACCAGGGCTGGCTGGCCTTCCTCGACCAGATCGTCCGCCCGGTGATCGACAACGATCTGCGCAGCCAGATCAACAGCTTCCGGTGCGCGGAGCTGGTGTCGTCCTGCGCCCTGGTGCAGAACGCCTCGGCCCCGGCGGCCAGGCAGGGGGCGCAGGCGCAGAGCAACAACGCCAACATCGCCAAGGTGCAGACCGCCATCAACACCAGCCTGGCCGCCGACCTGCGCTCGACGCTGGGCGGCGACTTCCTCACCAACATCCGCTTCAACCTGGTCAAGGTCGCCCTCCCGGACCGGGTGCAGGAGGCGGTCGACCGGGCCCAGGCGGCGTTCGCCCAGGTGAGCGAGGCCCAGGCGCGGGTGGCCACGGCGAAGGCCGAGGCCGCGGCCAACAAGGCCCGCCAGGACGGCTACACCAAGTGCCCCACCTGCGCGCGGATCGAGGAGCTGAAGGCGCTGCCGCAGGGCATCACCGTCTACGCCCCCGGCAACCCCAACGGCGCCCTGCTCCCGAACAAGTGA